In the genome of Trypanosoma brucei gambiense DAL972 chromosome 4, complete sequence, the window GCAGTGCAGGGTCACGAAGcgcattttgttttgcttaaAGACCAACTCTTAGTTCTAACCCTCGGTTCCTTCAGTCCCTTAACCAAAAAATCAGATGTGTGCGCTGCTCAACCGGATTCCACGGAAAGAGTGAGACCGAAACGGATGGGACTGTTCTCCACCAACACGTTCTTCTGCGCCACCAAACCCCAATGCACCACGCCATTAAATATGCCACGAATGGTTGCCGCACATAAGCCACCGCTCTCCGCCTTGAATGCTCCCACAAACGGGAGAATGGCGGTCCATACGTCCAACTGCTCACACGCCCGCTGCTGCAGAATCGTGGGGACGCGAAGCCGAAAACCCTGTGAAAATCCCAGCGAGACATGTACGCGTGACTCCTCCATATCGAAATTGTATGCGCAGGCCACCGATGTGTCGGGCACCACGCGCTGATAGAAAGCAATGCGTGCCGCGCTCCACATATCGTTCGCTCTCACTAACTTTGCGCCAACGGACCAATTCACCCCAGTAAAGCCAACCCCCGCATAAAGCACGTCCAACTGCGCGGTGTGATCCTGTTGCTCAAGAAACGAAACTTTCTGCCGCTCAAATCCGGCACCCGCAAGAAGATTAAAAAATTTCGTGCCACAATCAACAAGCAAGTCACTGCTTCCCAATCCGTTCCTCTGATAGTTAAGTGTGGAATAGAAGTCACGACGCTGGTAATCCATTGCAACGGACCACACATCTTTTGACGGAGGAGCAATTGTGTTTACTGCGAGACGCCCTTTTACCTCCATTCCCTCGAGAAGATCACTAACCTTGACGCTACCCGATGCCAACCCCTCGCTGTTCACAGTAATCCCTTGCTCGAAGCGACACACCTGCGGCACGTGAACACCACTGTGCAACTTCACCTTCCCATGGTATCCTCCGTCTCTGTTGAAAATTAGACGGGGCGAGAAGTACATGAAATTTTGCGTTTTCCTCAACTCGCCTCCTCCTGCTTGAAGGCTCTCATCCGAGGGCTGGTCAGTCGTCGCCGAAGGCGGGGAGGTGAAGAAGAGTTGTTCACCCGGAAAAGACTCGGAATACTGCCTGGACTTGACTGCGGCGAATAGAAACGACTCATCTCTGAAAGTTTTCTTCAGGAAGTCGTCGACGATGTTGAAGAAATCATTTAATTTTGCCGGAGGAATCATCTCCCCTGCACAGTTACGAGATCAAAACAACGTATGTCCAAACgttagttttctttcttgtttccctctcctaTATATCTCTCTTTTCTATGTGCAGTTGTGTGGCCTCGGTCCCCTTTCCGTGCGCGacaccttccttcctttccttcctcacgCTTCTATGAGAAAGACCTTAAGTCGCACGGCCACCCACAAAGGCGAATTAAGCTTCCAGTAGCTGACCTCCAGTGGCGCCACTCGTACaaccctttccttttgttctttgtatatgtatatatatatatatatatatatgtaccccttccctttcgcACTTTAGGGTCGCGGTAATAAtgtcaacagcagcaaaggcaGAGAGGTAAAGCAGCTCACGTGAAAAAGAATTACAaccaggggggggggtcgaATCACGGACTGCGATAGCATATTCATAGATATGTTCATGTACGCATCTATGCATGAGTagacacacatatacatacacacgtGTATAGTTACAAGTGAGAGTACAATTTGCGCAACACACTTCCCGTGCGCAAGTGTACACGACCAGTTTCAGTGGGATGTTGCAGTTTCCGCTGAAACAAACCTCTTccccatttcccctttccaaAATACTGAAGGAAGCCGACCCCGTACGCTGCCCCAATGGGGACGGGGTGGACGACAGGCTAAACCAAGATTCATGACAACATCTTGACGACGGCACCATAACAGTGTTTAAATATGTGCGACGGAATAGAATATGACTGAAGTAAGTGTGGCTACAAGGGTTGAAGAACCCcctttattatatatttcgtttccattgtttcgtttcgtttcgtttcgtCCtgtcctccctccctccctttaaCGGGGACGGCAAGAAACCGTCATGAGCAACGCAAAAGGCACGCGGTGCAAACGTGTGACGAGTCCCGgagtatttttgttttcttttttgcgtaAGTTTAAAGCAAATGCTCAACTGCCTGCTGAGGGAGTTCCCGGCAAAGCAGTGTTGGAGGTGAAAATCAGGTGAGTCAAAGCGGcccaaacgaacaaaaaaaaagagtacaGAGTGTGTCTAGCAGTCGGCTCCGCCTTACACCCGCCTTACACCCGCCGCACAGAatctcctttcctccttccttttgcatCGGACATACGTCCATTACACAATAATGGACGAGACAAAACTGACGAATCGCGCTGCGTATTCTTTCGGCGGCACCGCCGATATCTTCTGCCTGTCTTTCAACATTCCGAACACAAGCGTTTCCATACTCTTCCGAGAATTGTACTCCTGCAATATGTCAATGATCCcaatataatatatttccctccttccaccGGGGTGGTCTGCGCTCATCATACCGCCCTGATCCGCTTTGAAGCACCGCCCGTCGGTTGGTGCGCTGTCGGCAGCCGCGGTTGGATGTCCATTCAAAGCCATGGATTGCATCGTCTCACCCATGCCTAACAGATAGGAAGGTTCCAGTGTACTCGTTGCAAGCGCTGCTGCCCCACCCAAGTACTCTCTGCTTCCCGTGCTTGGTGCTGGGCGATGTGCCTCGTACATGGGAAGCACGTGAATACCTACAAGAAACGAGTAGTCCATGATATTACACTGGTTCAGGAATCCACAGTccattttcatttgttcAATGAGAAGGTTACGCCTAGTGGCGCCCACATGAAGGGGACGATTTATATCCAAATCCTTTTGTGTGCAtgtctgctttttcttttccgcctCAGTCGCAAAACGACCGACCGTACTCCCCTTCAGGTCGTATTTTTCATGGATTGTGTTTCCTGTGACGAACACATTCTGCATAATGATAATGTACATCTTCTCTCCGTTGATTTCAAGCCGGTGGTGACCGACAAAGTGTGGTAGGAGCGTATAAGGATGGTCTagcacaaaaaaatagtaGCGATGCAATATGCGCCGTAAGAACTTGCTCTCTTCGTGTGTCATGGTCTTGATCACCCAATCCCTACCACAGAAGAATAGTTGCGCGGCGGACTTACCTGGTGTCGGTGTGCTGTGCCAGCGGCTTCGCAACAGGACATCGCGGTAGGCCCTATGGTCGATATTGAAAAATTCCCGAATGTGACGATAGCACATGGGTGAGTAGTCCACAAATGCTAACGGCACATTCGGGACCTCATCGTGGGACTCCACATCACTTTCATCTAAATGACTTGCCTCCTCACTGTCACC includes:
- a CDS encoding T. brucei spp.-specific protein — its product is MVPSSRCCHESWFSLSSTPSPLGQRTGSASFSILERGNGEEVCFSGNCNIPLKLVVYTCAREVCCANCTLTCNYTRVYVYVCLLMHRCVHEHIYEYAIAVRDSTPPPGCNSFSRELLYLSAFAAVDIITATLKCEREGVHIYIYIYIHIQRTKGKGCTSGATGGQLLEA
- a CDS encoding phosphatidylinositol 4-phosphate 5-kinase alpha,putative, producing the protein MPFNREILAAISFESGPLSSAEIAARRTPTEEPPKNLEVKSCDKRDEPRQNEATINLIRCMKWALGQSITSISHPAKQRPLNPKRDFSIKTKINLDVGVEKPKPGFCCSTAAATGVREQRNHHAPFYDAHGDSEEASHLDESDVESHDEVPNVPLAFVDYSPMCYRHIREFFNIDHRAYRDVLLRSRWHSTPTPGKSAAQLFFCGRDWVIKTMTHEESKFLRRILHRYYFFVLDHPYTLLPHFVGHHRLEINGEKMYIIIMQNVFVTGNTIHEKYDLKGSTVGRFATEAEKKKQTCTQKDLDINRPLHVGATRRNLLIEQMKMDCGFLNQCNIMDYSFLVGIHVLPMYEAHRPAPSTGSREYLGGAAALATSTLEPSYLLGMGETMQSMALNGHPTAAADSAPTDGRCFKADQGGMMSADHPGGRREIYYIGIIDILQEYNSRKSMETLVFGMLKDRQKISAVPPKEYAARFVSFVSSIIV